From the genome of Turicibacter faecis, one region includes:
- the ppaX gene encoding pyrophosphatase PpaX, with protein sequence MLKAVLFDLDGTLVNTNHLIFNSFRQAFSELMSHRVLSDEEIMDCIGPTLHQTGEKYFQDNAEQFVHCYRKYYQQDHDEMIEAFPGIVGMLQMLQEMGLKLVIVTSKKRDMAIKGLSYLNLLSFFDLIVSSDDVTNPKPHQEPIQRVLDYYHFSVDECLMVGDNSHDIECAHAAGVRSVAVGWAMRGSDYLKTYHPTYIINEAKELVDIVKKEGI encoded by the coding sequence ATGTTAAAGGCTGTTTTATTTGATTTGGATGGAACGTTAGTTAATACAAATCACCTGATCTTTAATTCTTTTAGACAGGCATTTTCGGAATTAATGAGTCATCGTGTATTAAGTGATGAGGAAATTATGGACTGTATCGGTCCGACTCTTCATCAAACGGGTGAGAAGTATTTTCAAGATAATGCGGAGCAATTTGTTCATTGCTATCGTAAATATTATCAACAAGATCATGATGAGATGATTGAGGCATTTCCGGGAATTGTCGGGATGTTGCAGATGCTTCAAGAAATGGGATTAAAATTAGTCATTGTGACTTCAAAAAAACGTGACATGGCGATTAAGGGATTATCTTATTTGAATTTGCTCTCATTTTTCGATTTAATTGTGTCATCTGACGACGTAACAAATCCTAAGCCACATCAGGAACCAATTCAACGCGTGTTAGATTACTATCATTTTTCGGTTGATGAATGTTTAATGGTTGGGGATAATTCGCATGATATTGAATGTGCTCATGCTGCAGGTGTGAGGAGTGTTGCGGTAGGATGGGCAATGCGAGGTTCGGATTATTTGAAAACGTATCATCCGACTTATATAATTAATGAGGCAAAGGAATTAGTTGATATTGTTAAAAAGGAAGGGATATAG
- the trxB gene encoding thioredoxin-disulfide reductase → MEKIYDLAIIGAGPAGMTAAIYAARASLSVVMIERGAPGGQMVNTFEIENYTGFEKISGPELSMKMFEHAQAAGAEYAYGNVENISLGDDDIKIIDCGDHHIKAQTVIVATGTKHRLLNVPGESELSGRGISWCAVCDGAFFRGKKVAVIGGGDSAIEEAIYLAGLVEKVVVIHRRDELRAQKILQERAFADDKIEFVWDSVVEEFVNKDGKLGGVKVKNVKTDEVSSIEADGAFIYIGLDPITDMIKELEVTDEAGYIVVDHSMMTPVPGVFAAGDVISKELRQVVTAVNDGAIAAQSAFKYIETKLR, encoded by the coding sequence ATGGAAAAGATTTATGATTTAGCTATTATTGGCGCGGGGCCAGCAGGGATGACTGCTGCAATTTACGCGGCACGTGCAAGTTTATCAGTTGTAATGATTGAGCGAGGTGCACCGGGTGGGCAAATGGTGAATACATTTGAGATTGAGAACTATACCGGTTTTGAAAAAATTTCGGGTCCTGAGTTATCGATGAAGATGTTTGAACACGCTCAAGCGGCTGGGGCTGAATATGCATATGGCAATGTAGAGAATATTAGTTTAGGTGATGATGACATTAAGATTATTGATTGTGGGGATCATCATATTAAAGCACAGACAGTTATTGTGGCAACGGGAACTAAACACCGATTATTGAATGTGCCAGGAGAAAGTGAGTTATCTGGCCGCGGTATTTCTTGGTGTGCGGTTTGTGATGGTGCTTTCTTCCGTGGGAAAAAAGTAGCCGTTATTGGTGGGGGTGATTCCGCAATTGAGGAAGCTATTTATTTGGCGGGACTTGTTGAAAAGGTTGTTGTTATTCATCGCCGTGATGAGCTACGTGCACAAAAGATTTTACAAGAAAGAGCTTTCGCAGATGACAAAATTGAGTTCGTATGGGATTCCGTTGTAGAAGAGTTTGTAAATAAAGATGGAAAGTTAGGCGGAGTTAAGGTTAAGAACGTAAAAACAGATGAAGTATCTAGTATTGAAGCAGACGGTGCCTTCATCTATATTGGTCTAGACCCAATCACTGATATGATTAAAGAGTTAGAAGTGACAGATGAGGCTGGATATATTGTAGTGGACCATTCAATGATGACACCGGTTCCGGGAGTTTTTGCAGCGGGAGATGTTATTAGTAAAGAACTTCGTCAAGTTGTTACTGCTGTAAATGACGGTGCCATTGCAGCGCAGTCGGCATTTAAATATATTGAAACGAAATTAAGATAA
- a CDS encoding IS3 family transposase (programmed frameshift), producing MSKKLFTPQEIEQLKQNEYVKSVSEKGITYTKEFKENFIMMSEKGKFPREIFEYYGFNVTVLGMQRVNSAAKRWKQAFKTQGPLGLDDSRTKNSGRSLKRELTLEEQLLRTQAELEVLKIENELLKKLRLMRKMRIVSKEVKFQMIHQVVNQTSTKFKSLISHLCDSLGVSRSGYYRYFSLCAEEARLKRLKEEQHRLEVIQKAICFKGRKNKGIRQVAMVLKGEFNIIFNLKSIHRIMKKYGLLSQVRRSNPYRKLAKATQAHRVCPNLVNRQFRPLEPYKVLLTDITYLKYGKGQTAYLSTILDSATNEVLAFQLSEHLKIDFVLQTLNQLQENPTVQLTKETIIHSDQGVHYTSPQFSNQLKELGIQQSMSRKGNCWDNAPQESFFGHLKDEADITNQLTFDDLLIEIEEYIDYHNNFRYQWNLKKLTPVGYRNQLQVA from the exons ATGAGCAAGAAGTTATTTACACCACAAGAGATTGAACAACTCAAACAAAACGAATATGTTAAGTCAGTATCTGAAAAAGGGATTACTTATACGAAAGAATTTAAGGAGAACTTTATTATGATGAGCGAGAAAGGAAAGTTTCCGCGAGAGATATTCGAATACTATGGATTTAATGTTACGGTGCTTGGCATGCAGCGTGTGAATTCTGCAGCTAAACGTTGGAAACAAGCCTTTAAAACCCAGGGCCCATTAGGATTGGATGATAGTCGTACTAAGAATTCTGGAAGGTCCCTAAAACGAGAGTTAACGCTAGAAGAACAATTATTACGCACGCAGGCTGAATTAGAAGTTTTAAAGATTGAGAACGAATTATTAAAAAAGTTGAGACTCATGAGAAAAATG CGAATAGTCTCTAAAGAAGTAAAGTTTCAAATGATTCATCAAGTAGTGAATCAGACATCAACTAAATTTAAATCTTTAATTTCTCATTTATGCGATAGTCTTGGTGTTTCAAGATCAGGTTATTATCGTTATTTTTCGTTATGTGCTGAAGAAGCTCGTTTAAAGCGATTAAAGGAGGAACAACATCGTTTAGAAGTTATTCAAAAGGCCATTTGTTTTAAGGGACGAAAAAACAAGGGAATTCGCCAAGTAGCGATGGTTCTTAAAGGGGAATTCAACATTATCTTTAACCTAAAATCTATTCATCGAATCATGAAAAAGTATGGACTATTGAGTCAAGTTCGTCGAAGCAATCCCTATCGTAAACTCGCTAAAGCGACACAAGCACATCGTGTCTGTCCAAATCTTGTTAATCGTCAATTTAGGCCATTAGAACCTTATAAAGTTCTATTAACCGATATCACTTATTTAAAATATGGAAAGGGTCAGACTGCCTATCTCTCGACCATCTTAGATAGTGCAACAAATGAAGTTTTAGCTTTTCAATTAAGTGAGCATTTAAAGATAGATTTTGTTCTCCAAACACTGAACCAACTTCAAGAAAATCCGACTGTCCAATTAACGAAGGAAACGATTATTCACTCCGATCAGGGCGTGCATTATACGAGTCCGCAATTTTCGAATCAATTAAAGGAATTAGGAATTCAACAATCAATGTCTAGGAAGGGGAATTGTTGGGATAACGCTCCACAAGAATCATTTTTTGGGCATCTAAAAGATGAAGCAGATATAACCAATCAACTGACATTTGATGATTTACTCATTGAAATTGAAGAATATATAGATTATCATAACAACTTTAGATATCAATGGAATTTAAAAAAGCTGACTCCTGTAGGATACAGAAATCAGCTTCAAGTTGCTTAG
- a CDS encoding NUDIX domain-containing protein: MRVVNSLLLKDDKILLLFKQSRQKWFLPGGKAEFSENVIQTGIREFFEESGLQLQHVSLGAVTTVVVEEAEGQKEWMLYTIKGTDADGSLQEVNREGILKWHDVGELDHLPMFEGDRFIIKHLIHHDEPIVSTQFYTSTYELIKVISSYDVEDKEVLS; the protein is encoded by the coding sequence ATGCGTGTCGTAAACAGTTTATTGCTAAAAGATGACAAAATATTGTTGTTATTTAAACAAAGTCGTCAAAAATGGTTTTTACCAGGTGGGAAAGCCGAATTTAGCGAAAATGTTATTCAAACGGGAATAAGGGAATTTTTTGAGGAGTCTGGCCTTCAATTACAGCACGTTAGCCTTGGTGCCGTGACGACGGTTGTAGTCGAAGAGGCTGAAGGACAAAAGGAATGGATGTTATACACAATTAAAGGGACCGATGCCGATGGCTCATTACAAGAGGTTAATCGCGAAGGCATTTTAAAGTGGCATGATGTAGGTGAGTTAGATCATTTACCGATGTTTGAAGGTGATCGTTTTATCATTAAGCATTTAATTCATCACGATGAACCCATCGTATCGACACAGTTTTATACTTCGACTTATGAACTAATTAAGGTTATATCAAGTTACGATGTTGAGGATAAAGAAGTTTTAAGTTAA
- the rapZ gene encoding RNase adapter RapZ — MKKINLLIVTGMSGAGKSVVLNSLEDVGYHCIDNFPPKLLPKLTDLIMGTSEHVVNLAVVIDLRSLDFDSIDEMLYFLQDSHYVNVHVLYLDANDETLVKRYKETRRTHPLSRDTNLLDGIHKERKLLKPIFDISDFKIDTTGLPAKELKKQIITKYGNIDKDYFSVTFMSFGFKHGTPIDTDIMFDVRFLPNPFYIEEMRPQTGLDESVYEYVMGFEETTTFLSKLTDLLQFLIPKYKAEGKSQVIIGIGCTGGQHRSVAIAEYLSHAFEHDYATNATHRDIHRAYKK; from the coding sequence ATGAAGAAAATTAATTTATTAATTGTAACCGGAATGAGTGGTGCCGGGAAGAGTGTCGTTTTAAATAGTCTCGAAGACGTTGGTTATCATTGTATTGATAATTTTCCACCGAAACTGTTACCTAAATTAACAGATTTAATTATGGGGACCAGTGAACATGTAGTTAATTTAGCGGTGGTTATTGATTTACGTTCATTGGATTTTGATTCTATCGATGAGATGTTATACTTTTTACAAGATAGTCACTATGTGAATGTTCATGTTCTATACTTAGATGCGAATGATGAGACGTTAGTGAAGCGATATAAGGAAACACGTCGAACACATCCGTTATCAAGAGATACCAACTTATTAGATGGAATTCATAAGGAACGTAAATTACTAAAACCTATTTTTGATATTTCTGATTTTAAAATTGATACGACGGGTTTACCAGCAAAAGAATTAAAGAAACAAATCATTACGAAGTATGGGAATATCGATAAGGATTATTTTAGCGTAACATTTATGTCGTTTGGATTTAAACATGGGACACCGATTGACACAGATATTATGTTCGATGTTCGATTTTTACCTAATCCATTTTATATTGAGGAGATGCGTCCACAAACCGGGCTTGATGAAAGTGTTTATGAGTATGTCATGGGGTTTGAGGAGACCACAACATTTTTATCGAAATTGACTGATTTATTGCAATTTTTAATTCCAAAATATAAAGCGGAAGGAAAATCTCAAGTTATTATAGGAATTGGGTGCACGGGTGGACAACACCGATCAGTGGCAATTGCGGAGTATTTATCTCACGCATTTGAACATGACTATGCGACGAATGCCACACATCGGGATATTCATCGTGCGTATAAAAAGTAG
- a CDS encoding gluconeogenesis factor YvcK family protein has translation MAEYDLKVAVIGGGTGLSTILRGLKRYPIDLTAIVTVADDGGSSGSLRTDFDVPPPGDIRNVLVALSEVEPLVQELFQYRFTGQTDLAGHPTGNLLIAAMTNITGDFASAIQKLSEVLKVRGCVLPVCNTPLCLCAEYDDGTIIQGESLIPTVDKKIKRVYYTKKDARALEEAVEAIMEADLVLLGPGSLYTSIIPNLLFSEISDALVKTSAECVYCCNIMTQPGETNGYTASDHVRALHEHAGASFVDKIIVNDEELDTETYERYYDQKSDIVIIDECNLQEMNIEIIKSRLVSYNSVGEVRHNAKKVAATIFSLLLDIEEKREG, from the coding sequence ATGGCAGAATATGATTTAAAAGTAGCGGTTATTGGAGGGGGAACGGGCCTTTCAACGATATTAAGGGGACTAAAACGATATCCTATTGATTTAACTGCTATTGTAACAGTAGCCGACGATGGGGGGAGTTCGGGAAGTTTGAGAACGGATTTCGATGTTCCCCCTCCGGGGGATATTAGAAATGTACTCGTAGCTTTATCAGAGGTAGAGCCTCTTGTGCAGGAGTTATTTCAATATCGATTTACTGGTCAAACCGATTTGGCGGGACATCCTACCGGAAATTTATTAATCGCAGCGATGACCAATATTACTGGAGATTTTGCATCTGCTATTCAAAAGTTGAGCGAAGTATTAAAAGTTCGAGGATGCGTATTACCAGTATGTAACACTCCGTTATGCTTGTGTGCGGAGTATGATGATGGTACAATCATTCAAGGCGAATCACTTATCCCGACTGTTGATAAAAAAATTAAACGGGTTTATTATACTAAAAAGGATGCAAGGGCACTTGAAGAGGCTGTTGAAGCTATTATGGAGGCCGATTTAGTTCTACTTGGTCCAGGAAGTTTATATACAAGTATTATTCCTAATTTATTATTTAGTGAGATTTCTGATGCTTTGGTTAAAACATCTGCTGAATGTGTCTATTGTTGCAATATTATGACTCAACCCGGTGAAACAAATGGATATACGGCTTCTGATCATGTGCGTGCGCTTCATGAACATGCAGGTGCAAGCTTTGTTGATAAGATTATTGTGAACGATGAGGAACTTGATACTGAGACATATGAGCGTTATTATGATCAAAAATCGGATATTGTTATAATCGATGAATGTAATCTTCAAGAAATGAATATTGAGATTATTAAAAGTCGTTTAGTTTCATATAACAGTGTAGGGGAGGTACGCCATAACGCTAAAAAAGTAGCGGCAACTATCTTTTCGCTACTATTAGATATCGAGGAAAAAAGGGAGGGGTGA
- the whiA gene encoding DNA-binding protein WhiA has product MSFASETKKELVQIQSDDCCAKSELSALIRMNGVISLSSKGLVLDFATENAAIARRTLQLIKQLFDTEVDLLSRKKMQLKKNNVYIIRIKKNAREIATELGIMSDTGFVLGIAKHLIEYDCCKRAYLRGAFLAGGSVNNPETSSYHFEICTLDEEHAEDLKDLLNVFDLNARVLQRKKGYITYIKEAEKISDFLRAIEAYNAVLNFEDVRIFRDIRNSENRLNNCEIANETKTIAAAKRQIDNIELIDFVYGINSLPERLQYVARLRLEFPEENLTYLSEVATQRGMKLTKSGINHRMRKLTEMAEEIRENQQKRAEQN; this is encoded by the coding sequence ATGTCATTCGCTTCTGAAACAAAAAAAGAATTAGTTCAAATACAATCAGATGATTGTTGTGCAAAGTCTGAATTATCGGCATTGATTCGGATGAACGGTGTGATTTCGTTATCGAGTAAAGGTTTAGTTTTGGACTTTGCGACCGAAAATGCTGCGATTGCCAGGAGAACTTTACAATTAATTAAGCAATTGTTTGATACAGAGGTAGATTTACTATCTCGAAAAAAAATGCAACTTAAGAAAAATAATGTTTATATTATTCGTATTAAGAAAAATGCCCGCGAAATTGCGACGGAGTTAGGGATTATGTCAGATACCGGCTTTGTTTTAGGAATTGCTAAACATTTAATAGAATATGATTGCTGTAAAAGAGCTTATTTACGTGGAGCTTTTTTAGCAGGTGGATCAGTAAATAATCCGGAGACCTCCTCTTATCATTTTGAAATTTGTACGCTTGATGAAGAGCATGCAGAGGATTTAAAGGATCTGCTTAATGTTTTTGACTTAAATGCTCGTGTTCTTCAAAGAAAGAAGGGTTATATTACTTATATTAAAGAGGCCGAGAAAATTAGCGATTTTTTAAGAGCGATTGAAGCATATAATGCCGTACTAAACTTTGAGGATGTTCGTATTTTTAGGGATATTAGAAATTCAGAGAATCGTTTGAATAATTGCGAGATTGCTAATGAAACGAAGACAATTGCTGCTGCAAAGCGCCAAATTGATAATATTGAACTAATAGACTTTGTTTACGGAATTAATTCATTGCCGGAACGTTTGCAATATGTTGCTAGACTCAGACTAGAATTTCCTGAGGAGAATTTAACGTATTTAAGTGAAGTTGCAACGCAACGCGGGATGAAATTGACAAAATCAGGAATTAATCATCGAATGAGAAAGTTAACAGAAATGGCCGAAGAAATTCGTGAAAATCAGCAAAAACGAGCTGAACAAAATTAA